DNA sequence from the Zavarzinella sp. genome:
AACAATATTTGTAGAGCATTCGCACGTTCAAGTTCACTCGAATGTTAACCCATCCCGGTTAGGTTATTAGGAGAATTGAACCCAGGAAGTACATCGAGCCAACTGACCTGGATTCGAAAGTTCGTGGGAAGGACGAAGCTGACACCCATTTCCTTCAAAAAGCAATCCAAAGTGCCAACCCACAAGTGGGGCCGGATTTTCAGTTGCTTTCTACCCAGCTTCGACGTTCGCGGCTGGAGGGGATGTTCAGCACCTTGCGGTATTTGGTGATGGTGCGGCGTTTGACAGGATAGCCTGCCTTTTCCAGCCGGTGGTACAGCTCTTCATCGGAGAGCGGGTTAGACTTGTCTTCGTTCTGGATCATTTCGGTGAGTGCGGCTTTCACTTTCTCCCAGGGAATACTTTCGCCAGTATCCTTGTTTTTCGCGGCACCCACAAAAAAGCGTTTCAGTGGGAACATTCCCTTGGGGGTCATTACCCATTTATCATCCACTGCCCGGCTGACGGTGGTAACGTGCACACCCACCTGTTCGGCGATTTCCTGCATCCGTAGCGGCTCGATGTAATCCGGGCCGGAATCCAGAAATGCCCGCTGGTGCCGCACAATTGCTTCAGTGACTTTCTGTAAGGTTTCCCGCCGTTTCAAAATGGCATTTCGCAGCCATTGTGCTGAATTCAGTTTTTCCCGCAGGTAGGTGCGGGTTTTTTCGTCGTTATTGGGGTTCCGGGCCATGTCCAGATAGCGTTTCGGAATCCGCAGCCGTGGCACCCAGTCGTTGACAATTTTTACTTCATATTCCCCATCCGCATTCTGTTCAATGATCAGGTCTGGCAGCACATAGGGGGTGGTTTCGTGCTGAAAACGGTTGCCCGGCTTGGGATCCAGTGTCTGGATAAATTCAATCGCCGCCTGAATCATTTCCAGCGATGCACCAGTGTGCTTCTGCACCAGCGGCAGGCGATTGTGGGCAATATCTTCCAGATGTTTTTGGATAATCGTCTGAATCAATCCGTACTGTGGGTGTTCCTGTGGCACCTGCAGCAACAGGCACTCCCGCAGATCGCGTGCCCCCACCCCAGGTGGGTCCAGCATCTGAA
Encoded proteins:
- the rpoN gene encoding RNA polymerase factor sigma-54, with translation MKMGIDLSGQMIQTQRQVLSRLQIQAMKILQMPQVELDARIEKELEENPVIELRRAEVEDFGDAPAMDAMVAPDTPLKHDLSDPGASQEFERLDALDIDWGGYFNQEDAGPTRATGEERSDQKLDAMMNIQDRPISLHDHLFEQLPELNLNPQELLLVLHIISYIDPTGYVGKRDEQDQFQPVSLAEIVEQFNQRQTNPELESAEEEKYLATLSDAEGCLELIQMLDPPGVGARDLRECLLLQVPQEHPQYGLIQTIIQKHLEDIAHNRLPLVQKHTGASLEMIQAAIEFIQTLDPKPGNRFQHETTPYVLPDLIIEQNADGEYEVKIVNDWVPRLRIPKRYLDMARNPNNDEKTRTYLREKLNSAQWLRNAILKRRETLQKVTEAIVRHQRAFLDSGPDYIEPLRMQEIAEQVGVHVTTVSRAVDDKWVMTPKGMFPLKRFFVGAAKNKDTGESIPWEKVKAALTEMIQNEDKSNPLSDEELYHRLEKAGYPVKRRTITKYRKVLNIPSSRERRSWVESN